A genomic stretch from Corynebacterium sp. 21KM1197 includes:
- a CDS encoding arginine repressor yields the protein MTVTTRTARQGKILDILAATRVYSQVQLSELLLDEGIDATQATLSRDLDELGARKVRREGSRSFYAVGPEESSPPDALSGPREKLRRMLEELVVSVDSSASIAVLRTPPGAAQYLASFIDRVGMTEVVGCIAGDDTIFVLARDPMTGAELASLLRTWTNE from the coding sequence ATGACGGTGACCACCCGCACCGCGCGTCAAGGCAAAATCCTTGACATTTTGGCGGCGACCCGAGTGTACAGCCAGGTGCAGCTCTCCGAGCTGCTGCTGGACGAGGGGATCGATGCCACCCAGGCCACCCTCTCCCGCGATCTGGATGAATTGGGGGCGCGCAAGGTGCGCCGCGAGGGCTCGCGCTCCTTCTACGCTGTGGGCCCGGAGGAGAGTTCCCCGCCGGATGCCCTCTCCGGCCCGCGCGAGAAACTCCGCCGCATGCTGGAGGAACTGGTGGTTTCCGTGGATTCCTCCGCCAGCATCGCCGTGCTGCGCACCCCGCCGGGGGCGGCGCAGTACCTGGCCAGTTTCATCGACCGCGTGGGCATGACGGAGGTCGTGGGCTGCATCGCCGGTGATGATACCATTTTTGTTTTGGCGCGTGACCCGATGACGGGGGCGGAATTGGCCTCTTTGTTGCGCACCTGGACTAACGAATAG
- the tyrS gene encoding tyrosine--tRNA ligase: MNIIEELQWRGLINQSTDLEALREATEKEPITLYCGFDPTGPSLHAGHLVPLLMLARFQRAGHNPIVLAGGATGMIGDPRDVGERSMNDAGTVSDWAERISGQLRRFVTFEGEHAAQLVNNNEWTKDMTVISFLRDVGKHFSLNTMLARDTVKRRLENDGISYTEFSYMLLQAHDYVQLHATRGVNLQVGGGDQWGNLVAGVDLVRRVSGDQVHALTVPLVTDSEGKKFGKSTGGGSLWLDPEMTSPYTWYQYFINAADADVVRYLRWFTFLDKEELDRLEQEVAERPHAREAQRTLAREMTTLVHGEQATAAVELASQALFGRADLADLDEATLTSAVSETQVLHLDQGAPRGIVDLLVGTGLVDSKGAARRAIKEGGVYVNNARVSAEDWEPQEQDFLHGTWLVLRRGKKNFAGVSRG; the protein is encoded by the coding sequence GTGAATATCATCGAGGAATTGCAGTGGCGCGGGCTGATCAATCAGTCCACGGACCTTGAGGCCCTGCGCGAGGCCACGGAGAAGGAGCCCATCACACTGTACTGCGGTTTTGATCCCACCGGCCCCTCCCTGCACGCGGGCCACCTGGTGCCGTTGCTGATGCTGGCCCGGTTCCAGCGGGCGGGTCACAACCCCATCGTGCTGGCCGGCGGTGCCACCGGCATGATCGGCGACCCGCGCGACGTGGGAGAGCGCTCCATGAATGACGCCGGGACAGTCTCCGACTGGGCCGAGCGCATTTCCGGGCAGTTGCGTCGCTTTGTCACCTTCGAGGGTGAGCACGCCGCGCAGTTGGTGAACAATAACGAGTGGACGAAGGACATGACCGTCATTTCCTTCCTCCGCGACGTGGGCAAGCACTTTTCCCTCAACACCATGCTGGCGCGCGATACGGTCAAGCGCCGCCTAGAAAACGACGGCATTTCCTACACCGAGTTTTCCTACATGCTCCTCCAGGCCCATGATTACGTGCAGTTGCACGCCACCAGGGGAGTCAATCTCCAGGTGGGCGGCGGCGATCAGTGGGGCAACCTGGTGGCCGGTGTGGACCTGGTGCGCCGCGTGAGCGGTGACCAGGTGCACGCGCTCACGGTGCCCCTGGTCACGGACTCCGAGGGCAAGAAGTTTGGCAAATCCACCGGCGGCGGCAGCCTGTGGCTCGACCCGGAGATGACCAGCCCGTACACCTGGTACCAGTACTTCATTAACGCCGCCGACGCGGACGTTGTGCGCTACCTGCGTTGGTTTACCTTCCTGGACAAGGAGGAGCTGGATCGCCTGGAACAGGAGGTTGCCGAGCGCCCGCATGCCCGCGAGGCGCAGCGCACCCTGGCCCGGGAGATGACCACCCTGGTGCACGGGGAGCAGGCCACGGCCGCCGTGGAGCTGGCCTCCCAGGCGCTCTTTGGCCGTGCCGACCTCGCCGATTTGGACGAGGCCACGCTGACCTCGGCGGTCTCGGAGACGCAGGTGCTGCACCTCGATCAGGGCGCGCCGCGCGGCATCGTGGACCTCCTGGTGGGCACCGGCCTGGTGGACTCCAAGGGCGCGGCCCGCCGCGCGATCAAGGAGGGCGGCGTGTACGTGAATAACGCCCGCGTGAGCGCGGAGGACTGGGAGCCCCAGGAACAGGACTTCCTGCACGGGACCTGGCTGGTGCTGCGCCGCGGCAAGAAGAACTTTGCGGGGGTTTCCCGGGGGTGA
- a CDS encoding acetylornithine transaminase, whose protein sequence is MTDTLATWPTVLMGTYPTPVLEVVEGRGARLFDAQGRDYIDLLSGIAVASLGYGNEELARAVGEQALRLTHASNLVASRPVVEVGAALCSRFPAPDARVFFCNSGAEANEAALKLSRRTGRRRVLAAVNGFHGRTMGALALTGQPAKRAAFEPLPGGVEFFPYGDAEYLRTLVETNPAEVAAIFLEPIQGETGVIPAPAGFLSAVRDLCDEHGILMVLDEVQTGVGRTGEFFAFEHEGVIPDVVTLAKGLGAGLPIGACLAHGEAARLLGLGDHGTTFGGNPVACAAARVVLGTVDADFLARVRQAGERLRAGLEALPQVEYVRGRGLMLGAVLRSPVAAQAVRAGRDHGLILNAPSESVLRLVPPLVITDNEIDEALLRMGAVLDGLDVPTEAKGS, encoded by the coding sequence ATGACTGACACACTTGCCACCTGGCCCACCGTGCTCATGGGCACCTATCCCACCCCCGTCCTTGAGGTGGTGGAGGGGCGCGGCGCGCGGCTTTTCGACGCCCAGGGCCGCGACTACATCGACCTCCTCTCCGGCATTGCGGTGGCCTCCCTGGGATACGGAAACGAGGAATTGGCCCGGGCCGTGGGGGAGCAGGCGCTGCGCCTTACCCACGCCTCGAACCTCGTGGCCTCGCGCCCCGTGGTGGAGGTGGGGGCGGCGCTGTGCTCGCGCTTTCCGGCGCCGGACGCCCGGGTGTTCTTCTGCAATTCCGGTGCGGAGGCCAATGAGGCGGCGCTGAAGCTCTCTCGGCGCACGGGGCGGCGTCGGGTGCTGGCGGCGGTCAATGGCTTTCATGGACGCACGATGGGGGCGCTCGCGCTGACGGGGCAGCCCGCCAAGCGCGCCGCCTTTGAGCCGCTGCCGGGTGGGGTGGAGTTTTTCCCCTACGGGGACGCTGAGTATTTGCGCACCCTGGTGGAGACGAACCCCGCCGAGGTGGCGGCGATCTTCCTCGAACCCATCCAAGGGGAGACCGGGGTGATCCCGGCCCCGGCGGGATTCCTGAGCGCGGTGCGGGACCTGTGCGATGAGCACGGGATCCTCATGGTGCTCGATGAGGTGCAAACCGGGGTGGGGCGCACCGGAGAATTCTTTGCCTTCGAGCACGAGGGCGTGATACCGGACGTGGTGACCCTGGCCAAGGGCCTGGGCGCGGGCCTGCCCATCGGAGCCTGCTTGGCGCATGGTGAGGCCGCGCGCCTGTTGGGCTTGGGCGATCACGGCACCACCTTTGGTGGAAACCCGGTGGCCTGCGCCGCCGCCCGCGTGGTGCTGGGCACGGTCGATGCGGATTTCTTGGCCCGGGTGCGGCAGGCCGGTGAGCGGCTGCGCGCGGGCCTTGAGGCACTGCCGCAGGTGGAATACGTGCGTGGCCGGGGGCTCATGTTGGGGGCGGTGCTGCGCTCCCCGGTGGCCGCCCAGGCGGTGCGGGCGGGCCGCGATCACGGGTTGATCCTCAACGCCCCCTCGGAGTCGGTGCTGCGGTTGGTGCCGCCGCTGGTGATCACGGACAATGAGATTGATGAGGCGCTGCTCCGCATGGGCGCAGTACTCGACGGACTCGATGTACCCACTGAGGCGAAAGGATCATGA
- the argH gene encoding argininosuccinate lyase: MQQHGTNEGALWGGRFSGGPSEAMFALSVSTHFDWVLAPYDVLASKAHARVLHRAGLLSAEDLDAMLEGLDRLGADVASGEFRPAPTDEDVHGAMERGLIERVGPELGGRLRAGRSRNDQVATLFRMWLRDALRDIAVSVTDLVDALVEQAEAHPQAIMPGKTHFQAAQPVLLAHQLLAHAQPLLRDGQRIRDLDRRLAVSPYGSGALAGSSLRLDPEAIAAELGFDSAADNSLDATSSRDFAAEAAFVLAQIAVDMSRLAEEIIAWCTPEFGYVTLHDAWSTGSSIMPQKKNPDVPELTRGKTGRLIGNLSGLMSTLKAQPLAYNRDLQEDKEPVIDSVAQLNLLLPAMTGLVRTLVFHEDRMRELAPRGYTLATDLAEWMVRQGVPFREAHEASGACVRLAESRGVDLVELTDEELAGVDERLRPEVREVLTIDGAVASRDTRGGTAGVRVAEQRERVREAAQAQREWARG, from the coding sequence ATGCAGCAGCACGGCACCAACGAGGGAGCACTGTGGGGCGGCCGGTTCTCCGGTGGGCCCTCGGAGGCGATGTTTGCGCTGAGCGTGTCCACGCACTTCGATTGGGTTCTAGCACCCTATGACGTGCTGGCCTCCAAGGCCCACGCCAGGGTATTGCACCGCGCGGGCCTGCTCAGCGCGGAGGACCTGGACGCCATGCTGGAGGGACTCGACCGCTTAGGCGCGGACGTGGCCTCCGGGGAATTTCGCCCCGCGCCCACGGACGAGGACGTCCACGGGGCGATGGAGCGCGGCCTGATCGAGCGCGTGGGCCCGGAACTGGGCGGCCGACTGCGCGCGGGGCGCTCCCGCAACGATCAGGTGGCCACGCTGTTTCGCATGTGGCTGCGCGACGCCCTGCGCGACATCGCGGTGTCCGTGACGGATCTGGTGGACGCCCTGGTGGAGCAGGCGGAGGCGCACCCGCAGGCGATCATGCCGGGCAAGACGCACTTCCAGGCGGCCCAGCCGGTTCTGCTGGCGCACCAGTTGCTGGCCCACGCGCAGCCCCTGTTGCGCGATGGGCAGCGGATCCGGGATCTGGATCGTCGCCTGGCGGTGTCTCCCTACGGCTCCGGCGCGCTGGCGGGTTCCTCCCTGCGCTTGGATCCGGAGGCGATCGCGGCGGAATTGGGCTTTGATTCCGCGGCGGATAACTCACTGGACGCCACCTCCTCGCGGGACTTTGCCGCCGAGGCAGCCTTTGTGCTCGCGCAGATCGCGGTGGATATGTCCCGCCTGGCGGAGGAGATCATCGCCTGGTGTACCCCGGAGTTTGGGTACGTGACCCTGCACGATGCCTGGTCCACCGGCAGTTCGATTATGCCGCAGAAGAAGAACCCGGACGTCCCGGAACTCACGCGAGGCAAGACTGGCCGGTTGATCGGTAATCTCTCCGGCCTCATGTCCACGCTCAAGGCGCAGCCCCTGGCCTATAACCGGGATCTTCAGGAGGATAAGGAGCCGGTGATTGACTCGGTGGCGCAGCTCAACCTGCTGCTCCCGGCGATGACGGGCCTGGTGCGCACCCTGGTGTTCCACGAGGATCGCATGCGCGAACTCGCGCCGCGCGGTTATACGCTGGCCACCGACCTCGCGGAGTGGATGGTGCGCCAGGGTGTGCCCTTCCGCGAGGCGCACGAGGCCTCGGGCGCGTGCGTGCGCCTGGCGGAATCGCGCGGGGTGGATCTGGTGGAACTCACCGATGAAGAACTCGCCGGTGTGGACGAGCGCCTGCGCCCGGAGGTGCGTGAGGTCTTGACTATCGACGGCGCCGTGGCCTCCCGCGATACCCGTGGCGGCACCGCCGGGGTGCGGGTGGCCGAACAGCGGGAACGGGTGCGCGAGGCCGCCCAGGCGCAGCGGGAATGGGCCAGGGGCTAG
- a CDS encoding argininosuccinate synthase has protein sequence MTNRIVLAYSGGLDTSVAIPYLAKMIEGEVVAVSLDLGQGGEDMESVRQRALDCGAVESVVVDAKDEFAEEYCLPAVKANALYMKQYPLVSALSRPLIVKHLVEAAKEHGGTHVAHGCTGKGNDQVRFEVGFMSTDPSLEIVAPARDFAWTRDKAIQFAEEINLPIEQSASSPFSIDQNVWGRAVETGFLEDLWNPPTKDLYAYTEDPALGNAPDELIISFKSGVPVAIDGRPVSVLEAIEELNRRAGAQGVGRLDMVEDRLVGIKSREVYEAPGAMVLIKAHEALEDVTVERELARYKRLVEARWSEEVYDGLWFSPLKRSLDAFIESTQEHVTGDIRLVLHAGSVTVNGRRSEQSLYDFNLATYDTGDTFDQTLAKGFVQLHGLSSKIANKRDREA, from the coding sequence ATGACTAACCGCATTGTTCTTGCGTATTCCGGTGGCCTGGATACCTCCGTGGCCATTCCTTACCTGGCCAAGATGATCGAGGGTGAGGTCGTGGCCGTATCCCTCGACCTGGGCCAGGGCGGCGAGGATATGGAATCCGTGCGGCAGCGCGCCCTGGACTGCGGCGCGGTGGAGTCCGTGGTGGTGGACGCCAAGGACGAGTTCGCGGAGGAATACTGCCTTCCCGCGGTCAAGGCTAACGCCTTGTATATGAAGCAGTACCCCCTGGTATCCGCGCTTTCCCGGCCGTTGATCGTCAAGCACCTGGTGGAGGCCGCCAAGGAGCACGGCGGCACCCACGTGGCGCACGGCTGCACCGGCAAGGGCAACGATCAGGTGCGCTTCGAGGTGGGCTTCATGAGCACGGACCCGAGCCTGGAGATCGTGGCCCCGGCCCGGGACTTCGCCTGGACGCGCGATAAGGCCATTCAGTTTGCCGAGGAGATCAACCTGCCCATCGAGCAGTCCGCCTCCTCGCCGTTTTCCATCGACCAAAACGTGTGGGGGCGCGCGGTGGAAACGGGCTTCCTGGAGGATCTGTGGAACCCGCCCACCAAGGATCTCTACGCCTACACGGAGGACCCGGCCCTGGGCAACGCTCCCGATGAGTTGATCATCTCCTTCAAGAGCGGCGTGCCGGTGGCCATCGACGGCCGCCCCGTCAGCGTCCTGGAGGCCATCGAGGAACTCAACCGCCGGGCCGGAGCGCAGGGCGTGGGTCGTCTGGACATGGTGGAGGATCGCCTGGTGGGTATCAAGTCCCGCGAGGTTTACGAGGCCCCCGGCGCGATGGTGCTCATCAAGGCGCACGAGGCGCTGGAGGACGTCACCGTGGAGCGCGAGCTGGCGCGCTACAAGCGCCTGGTTGAGGCGCGCTGGTCCGAGGAGGTCTACGACGGCCTGTGGTTCAGCCCGCTCAAGCGCTCCCTGGACGCCTTCATCGAGTCCACCCAGGAGCACGTCACCGGCGATATTCGCCTGGTGCTGCACGCGGGCTCCGTCACCGTCAATGGGCGACGCTCCGAGCAATCGCTCTATGACTTCAACCTGGCCACCTATGACACCGGCGATACCTTCGATCAGACCCTGGCCAAGGGTTTTGTGCAGTTGCACGGCCTGTCCTCCAAGATCGCCAACAAGCGGGATCGGGAGGCCTAA
- the argB gene encoding acetylglutamate kinase: MSQLHALSAADRAAVLAEALPWLQHFRDRIVVVKYGGNAMVDEELKAAFAADMVLLRTIGARPVVVHGGGPQISTMLARLGLEGEFRGGFRVTTPKVMEVVRMVLFGQVGRDLVGLINSHGPYAVGTSGEDAGLFTAQRRLVNIDGTPTDIGLVGDIVDVDATALMDLIEAGRIPVVSTIAPGADGQVYNINADTAAGALAAAIGAERLLVLTNVEGLYTQWPDRSSLVSTISTDRLRTLLPSLDSGMIPKMESCLHAVESGVRAAHVIDGRLSHSVILELLTEGGIGTMVLPEGAQHD, encoded by the coding sequence ATGTCACAACTTCACGCGCTGAGCGCGGCGGATCGTGCGGCCGTCCTGGCGGAGGCGTTGCCCTGGTTGCAGCATTTCCGGGATCGGATCGTGGTGGTCAAGTACGGCGGCAACGCGATGGTCGATGAGGAACTCAAGGCCGCCTTTGCCGCGGACATGGTGCTGCTGCGCACCATCGGGGCCCGCCCGGTGGTGGTTCACGGCGGTGGGCCGCAGATCTCCACCATGCTGGCCCGCCTGGGCCTGGAAGGAGAGTTTCGCGGCGGCTTCCGCGTGACCACCCCGAAGGTGATGGAGGTGGTGCGCATGGTGCTCTTCGGACAGGTGGGCCGCGACCTGGTGGGGCTGATCAACTCCCACGGCCCCTATGCGGTGGGCACCTCCGGGGAGGATGCGGGCCTGTTTACCGCGCAGCGCAGGCTGGTGAACATCGATGGCACACCCACGGACATCGGCCTGGTGGGAGACATCGTGGATGTGGACGCCACCGCGCTCATGGATCTCATCGAGGCCGGGCGGATTCCGGTGGTGTCCACCATCGCCCCGGGCGCAGACGGGCAGGTGTATAACATCAACGCGGATACCGCCGCCGGGGCGCTGGCCGCAGCGATCGGCGCGGAACGCCTGCTCGTGCTCACCAACGTGGAGGGCCTGTACACGCAGTGGCCGGATCGCTCCTCCCTGGTGAGCACCATTAGCACGGATCGGCTGCGCACTCTGCTGCCTAGCCTGGACAGCGGCATGATCCCCAAGATGGAGTCCTGCCTGCACGCGGTGGAGTCCGGGGTGCGGGCCGCGCACGTCATCGACGGGCGGCTGAGCCACTCCGTGATCCTGGAACTACTCACCGAGGGCGGTATCGGCACGATGGTGCTGCCGGAAGGAGCGCAGCATGACTGA
- the argC gene encoding N-acetyl-gamma-glutamyl-phosphate reductase, whose product MSITVAIAGATGYAGGELLRLLLGHPAYGAGDLIIGALTGNSSAGSRNAFPFAPELADRVIQQTTPETLAGHDVVFLCLPHGHSAELAANLSPETLVIDCAADFRLKDAAQWERYYGSAHAGTWPYGLPEIPGQREALCGARRIAVPGCFPTGATLALLPAVAAGLIGPEITLTSITGVSGAGKKATTALLGAETMGGVRPYNTAGKHRHTPEIVQNLQAFSDKSLSLSFTPVLAPITRGILSTAVAPWRGTRDPREVYAEFYRDEPFVHLLPEGELPNTKNIQGTNMCHLAVEINEEAGTLLITGAIDNLTKGTAGGAVQCMNLALGWAETSGLPMVALAP is encoded by the coding sequence ATGTCGATCACAGTAGCCATCGCCGGAGCCACCGGGTACGCCGGTGGTGAACTCCTCCGCCTGCTCCTCGGGCACCCCGCCTATGGGGCGGGTGACCTTATCATCGGGGCGCTCACCGGAAACTCCTCGGCGGGAAGCCGCAACGCCTTTCCCTTCGCCCCGGAGTTGGCGGATCGGGTGATTCAGCAGACAACCCCGGAAACCCTGGCCGGGCATGACGTGGTGTTCCTCTGCCTTCCGCACGGTCACTCTGCGGAGTTGGCAGCCAACCTTTCCCCGGAGACCCTGGTGATTGATTGCGCGGCGGATTTCCGTCTTAAGGACGCCGCGCAGTGGGAGCGCTATTACGGCTCCGCTCACGCGGGCACCTGGCCCTATGGGCTACCGGAAATACCCGGCCAGCGGGAGGCGCTGTGCGGGGCGCGTCGGATAGCGGTGCCGGGTTGTTTCCCCACCGGTGCCACCCTGGCCCTGCTGCCCGCGGTGGCGGCGGGGCTGATCGGCCCGGAGATTACGCTGACCTCCATCACGGGAGTTTCGGGCGCAGGGAAGAAGGCCACCACGGCGCTGCTGGGTGCGGAGACGATGGGCGGGGTGCGCCCCTATAACACCGCGGGCAAGCACCGGCACACCCCGGAGATCGTGCAGAATCTTCAGGCATTCTCGGATAAATCGCTGAGCCTTTCCTTTACCCCGGTGCTTGCACCCATAACGCGCGGGATTCTCAGCACCGCCGTCGCGCCGTGGCGGGGAACCCGGGATCCCCGTGAGGTGTACGCGGAGTTCTATCGCGATGAGCCCTTTGTGCACCTGCTTCCCGAGGGGGAGCTGCCCAATACCAAGAATATTCAGGGCACTAACATGTGCCACCTGGCGGTGGAGATCAATGAGGAGGCGGGCACCCTGCTGATTACCGGGGCCATTGACAACCTCACCAAGGGCACGGCCGGTGGCGCGGTGCAGTGCATGAACCTGGCCCTGGGCTGGGCAGAAACCTCCGGTCTGCCCATGGTGGCGCTGGCGCCTTAA
- the argJ gene encoding bifunctional glutamate N-acetyltransferase/amino-acid acetyltransferase ArgJ has product MSITAPKGFQAAATTAGIKPSGAPDMALVVNTGRQRSAAAVFTRNKVCAAPVTLSRQAVADGRLDAVVYNAGNANACTGRQGFVDAQEIQQAVARELGTEAQAVACCSTGLIGEPLPMPLLRAGVAGLVDKLGPHGSAAAEAIMTTDTVPKETLVEGPGFVLGGMGKGVGMMAPSLATMLVCLTTDAQATPQALDTALRRATASTFDVLDIDGSTSTNDTVILLASGESGVQPTQEELDAAVLRACDDLAKAMQADAEGVTKRVSITVRGAADNREALLAARTVGRDNLVKCAMFGSDPNWGRVLAAVGMAPVEMNPENIAVSFNGHAVCKESTAVPGAREVDLSGADIAVTIDLGTGKAGTATVYTTDLSHAYVEINSAYTT; this is encoded by the coding sequence ATGAGTATTACTGCCCCCAAGGGGTTTCAGGCGGCGGCCACCACGGCCGGAATCAAGCCCTCCGGTGCACCCGATATGGCGCTCGTGGTCAATACGGGTCGCCAGCGCAGCGCCGCGGCGGTGTTTACCCGCAATAAGGTCTGCGCCGCCCCGGTGACGCTTAGCAGGCAGGCGGTGGCCGATGGGCGGCTCGATGCCGTGGTGTACAACGCCGGTAACGCGAATGCCTGCACCGGCAGGCAGGGGTTCGTGGACGCCCAGGAGATTCAGCAGGCCGTGGCGCGCGAGTTGGGCACGGAGGCGCAGGCGGTGGCCTGCTGCTCCACAGGGCTCATCGGTGAGCCCTTGCCTATGCCCCTGCTGCGCGCGGGGGTGGCGGGGCTCGTCGATAAGCTGGGGCCGCACGGCAGCGCGGCGGCCGAGGCGATCATGACCACCGATACCGTGCCCAAGGAAACCCTGGTGGAGGGGCCGGGCTTTGTGCTCGGCGGCATGGGCAAGGGGGTGGGCATGATGGCCCCCTCCCTGGCCACGATGCTGGTGTGCCTGACCACGGACGCGCAGGCCACGCCGCAGGCCCTGGATACCGCCCTGCGCCGGGCCACGGCGAGCACCTTCGACGTGCTGGACATTGATGGCTCCACCTCTACTAACGATACGGTGATCCTCCTGGCCTCCGGAGAGTCCGGGGTGCAACCCACCCAGGAGGAACTGGACGCGGCGGTGCTGCGCGCCTGCGATGATCTGGCCAAGGCCATGCAGGCGGACGCGGAGGGCGTGACCAAGCGGGTGAGCATTACCGTGCGCGGCGCGGCGGATAACCGGGAAGCGCTGCTGGCCGCGCGCACCGTAGGGCGCGATAACCTGGTCAAATGCGCGATGTTTGGTTCCGATCCCAACTGGGGCCGGGTGCTCGCCGCCGTGGGCATGGCCCCGGTGGAGATGAACCCGGAGAATATCGCGGTGAGTTTTAACGGCCACGCCGTGTGCAAGGAATCCACCGCCGTGCCCGGCGCGCGCGAGGTAGACCTTAGTGGCGCGGACATCGCTGTGACCATTGACCTCGGCACGGGGAAAGCGGGCACCGCCACGGTGTACACCACGGATCTTTCCCATGCCTACGTGGAAATCAACTCGGCTTACACCACCTAA
- a CDS encoding Trm112 family protein has product MSLNPQLLDVLVCPKDKGPLVYREEEQVLVNERLGIAYRIDQGIPVLLMEEAVEWPGGQAQ; this is encoded by the coding sequence ATGAGCCTTAACCCGCAGTTGCTGGACGTTCTGGTGTGTCCCAAGGATAAGGGGCCACTGGTGTACCGCGAGGAGGAACAGGTGCTGGTCAATGAGCGCCTGGGCATTGCCTATCGCATTGACCAAGGCATACCAGTATTGCTGATGGAGGAGGCCGTGGAGTGGCCGGGAGGACAAGCACAGTGA